A stretch of DNA from Tsuneonella amylolytica:
CGGCTACCGATCAGCCCCTGCACCAGCGACCATTCCGGCGCGCGGCGATCTTCAGGGGCACGGAGCATGTGCCCGAAGCGCTGTACTAGCGCGTCCTGCAGGCGGCGGAGGATTTCGGTTGCGTGGATCTCGGCGGCTCCTTCCGTCGCCGAGCGATTTGGCCGGATTGATCCCCCGGATCAATCCGTGTCGCAAATCACTCCCATTCGATCGTGCCCGGCGGCTTGCTGGTGTAATCGTAGACCACCCGGTTCACACCCTTCACCTCGTTGACGATGCGGGTCGCCACGCGGCTGAGGAAGGCGGCATCGAAGGGGTAGACGTCGGCCGTCATCCCGTCGGTGCTTGTCACCGCGCGCAGGGCGAGGACGTGGTCGTAGGTGCGATAGTCGCCCATCACGCCCACGGTGCGGACCGGCAGCAGCACCGCGAAGGCCTGCCAGATCGCATCGTAGAGGCCGGCGCTGCGAATCTCCTCGAGGTAGACCGCATCGGCCTTGCGCAGGATGTCGCAGCGTTCCTTGTCGACCGCGCCGGGGATGCGGATCGCGAGGCCGGGGCCGGGGAAGGGGTGCCGCCCGACGAAGATGTCGGGCAGGCCGAGTTCGCGGCCCAGTTCGCGGACCTCGTCCTTGAACAGCTCGCGCAAGGGCTCGACCAGCGCCATGTTCATCCGTTCGGGCAGGCCGCCGACGTTGTGGTGGCTCTTGATCGTGACCGAAGGCCCGCCGGTGAAGCTGACGCTCTCGATAACGTCGGGATAGAGCGTGCCCTGCGCGAGGAAGTCAGCGCCGCCGATCTTGCGGGCCTCCTCCTCGAACACGGTGATGAATTCGGCGCCGATGAATTTGCGCTTCTTTTCGGGGTCGGTGACGCCTTCGAGGCCCGCCATGAAGCGGTCTTCCGCATCCACCACCACCAGCGGGATGTTGTAGTGGTCGCGGAACATCGTTTCGACCTGCTCGCGCTCGTTGAGGCGCAG
This window harbors:
- the guaA gene encoding glutamine-hydrolyzing GMP synthase — protein: MDDATLPDSILIVDFGSQVTQLIARRVREAGVYSEIAPFTQAEEAFHRLKPKGIILSGSPAGVPEEGSPRAPQMLFEAGLPILGICYGQQVMSHQLGGRVEAGNQGEWEGEFGRAFLTVTRPCALFDGLWEVGERHQVWMSHGDKVTRFAPGFEVVATSDGAPFAVIADESRKFYGTQFHPEVVHTPDGGKLIANFVTKVCGLAGDWTMAAYRETKIAQIREQVGSGRVICGLSGGVDSSVAAILIHEAIGEQLTCVFVDHGLLRLNEREQVETMFRDHYNIPLVVVDAEDRFMAGLEGVTDPEKKRKFIGAEFITVFEEEARKIGGADFLAQGTLYPDVIESVSFTGGPSVTIKSHHNVGGLPERMNMALVEPLRELFKDEVRELGRELGLPDIFVGRHPFPGPGLAIRIPGAVDKERCDILRKADAVYLEEIRSAGLYDAIWQAFAVLLPVRTVGVMGDYRTYDHVLALRAVTSTDGMTADVYPFDAAFLSRVATRIVNEVKGVNRVVYDYTSKPPGTIEWE